One stretch of Emys orbicularis isolate rEmyOrb1 chromosome 5, rEmyOrb1.hap1, whole genome shotgun sequence DNA includes these proteins:
- the LOC135879251 gene encoding uncharacterized protein LOC135879251, with protein MAFGVTSQCPPHLTGPGYGSGRGFGGVLAGHWTGRAAGPRRGTQCVLVAEQLTPRISPTQRPASPSAACRMASNYRKAGLGAAQRKKSGSKPELTEEQKQEIREAFDLFDTDGSGSIHVKELKVAMRALGFEPKKEEVKKMIADIDKEGSGTIDFEDFLAMMTQKMNEKDSKEEILKAFRLFDDDGTGKISFKNLKRVAKELGENLTDEELQEMIDEADRDGDGEVNEQEFLRIMKKTSLY; from the exons ATGGCGTTCGGTGTGACCTCACAATGCCCGCCGCACCTGACTGGCCCCGGGTATGGAAGCGGGCGGGGCTTCGGGGGCGTTCTCGCTGGTCATTGGACGGGCCGCGCTGCCGGACCAAGGAGAGGCACTCAGTGTGTGCTGGTGGCAGAACAATTGACGCCCCGCATCAGCCCCACTCAGCGCCCCGCGAGCCCCAGTGCCGCGTGTCGGATG GCATCTAACTACAGAAAAGCTGGCTTGGGTGCTGCCCAGCGGAAGAAAAGTGGATCGAAACCAGAACTAACTGAAGAACAAAAGCAGGAGATCAGAGAAGCTTTTGATTTGTTTGATACTGATGGATCTGGAAGCATTCATGTAAAAGAACTGAAG GTAGCAATGCGTGCTCTAGGCTTTGAGCcaaagaaagaagaagttaaaaaaaTGATAGCAGATATCGACAAAGAAGGAAGTGGCACCATTGATTTTGAAGACTTTTTGGCCATGATGACCCAAAAAATG AATGAGAAAGATTCAAAAGAAGAAATCTTGAAAGCCTTCAGATTATTTGATGATGATGggacaggaaagatttctttcaaaaatttaaagAGAGTTGCCAAGGAGCTAGGAGAGAATTTAACAGATGAAGAATTACAG GAAATGATTGATGAAGCTGATCGAGATGGAGATGGAGAAGTAAATGAGCAAGAATTTTTGAGAATCATGAAGAAGACAAGCCTATATTAA
- the BBS12 gene encoding Bardet-Biedl syndrome 12 protein, with translation MAFRNVNRRRHIGLQQLSSLASIGRTLLGPVKSYQFIVDESTNESVLTCSAVRLLESLDLTSAVGQLLNETIQAQNKEYKTGMTTQLFLIGAWSSAVLECLQQNVPFSLIVSVMSEGLNSCSEKVQGLQLSVHDLYKGPDSVPIHFSSSSLGPQIIENKTPGIGANSFLNPLVHILKEVPVSKEESVPEGLHSHQASPCDLHNRCLNSHLCPTDYITPSLVELVGNKTMPAVPGSSLIASSYTKRTRLTHSRYFNTPGKKHCSLQVDSFGGPPTGPVACPYEFNDFEQLAMALSHGNQSSMKLVQDIVRCQQQVADHTGSSQFNIAEVVTCCLPGLSEHYSCVCPGYITLVSPEKATVTKQLQDRPLQILLVDGDLTEKYRHLGFNRPSNVRTISENVGLQESSSESLWINCVLDILIQAKVNLVLVKGNVCESLMERCILNNILIINPVTLNVLHAFGKGTGVQLVTYLSQVNSHCMGSSVWVDFWRTGDLSTMELDNKVPISIKAEGIHLVTAVLSSTVTSKMQVTEDQFWTCAYRLHHALTDQKVFPGGGAVELLCLSHLKTLEEQSLKQPDKKPSGDFYMSSCWLTKSLTQYKPVVLKALASGWHQYLSRVMCNTAHYASEFEASASIEHHLKKAADCGSSSAYILKEFNKGDKVMVDFGLSAKPQEAVKIYDNVTPKVEAWRRALDLVLLVLQTDAEIITGPNRNQLLNSHVSSEFIFL, from the coding sequence ATGGCTTTCAGAAATGTGAACAGAAGACGTCACATTGGACTTCAGCAGCTTTCATCTTTAGCATCAATAGGAAGAACACTTTTAGGGCCAGTAAAATCATATCAATTTATTGTAGATGAAAGCACCAATGAGAGTGTTTTGACTTGTTCTGCAGTTAGACTTCTTGAAAGTTTGGATTTAACTAGTGCAGTGGGACAGCTTCTTAATGAAACAATTCAGGCACAGAACAAAGAATATAAAACTGGAATGACTACCCAGTTATTTCTCATTGGTGCATGGAGCAGTGCTGTACTTGAATGCCTTCAGCAGAATGTTCCTTTTTCACTAATAGTATCTGTGATGTCTGAAGGATTGAACTCTTGCAGTGAAAAAGTCCAGGGTCTTCAGCTCTCAGTACATGATTtatataaagggcctgattctgttcccattcacttcagttctAGCAGTTTGGGGCCCCAAATTATTGAAAATAAAACTCCTGGTATTGGAGCTAACAGTTTTTTAAATCCTCTTGTGCATATTCTTAAAGAGGTTCCTGTATCTAAAGAAGAAAGTGTTCCAGAAGGCCTTCATTCTCATCAAGCAAGCCCTTGCGATCTTCATAACAGATGTTTGAATTCACACCTATGCCCTACAGACTATATAACACCCTCATTGGTTGAACTAGTGGGCAATAAAACTATGCCTGCAGTTCCTGGAAGCAGTTTGATTGCGTCCAGCTATACCAAAAGAACAAGATTAACTCATAGTAGATACTTTAACACTCCAGGAAAAAAACATTGTTCACTCCAAGTAGACAGTTTTGGGGGTCCTCCCACTGGGCCTGTAGCATGTCCTTATGAATTTAATGATTTTGAACAATTGGCAATGGCTCTTAGCCATGGGAATCAGTCTAGCATGAAATTGGTACAGGATATTGTCAGATGCCAGCAACAAGTAGCTGATCACACAGGTTCTTCTCAATTTAATATTGCAGAAGTTGTGACATGCTGTTTACCAGGATTGTCTGAACATTATTCTTGTGTGTGTCCAGGGTATATCACTTTAGTATCACCAGAGAAAGCCACTGTTACCAAGCAACTTCAGGATAGACCACTTCAGATTCTTCTTGTAGATGGTGATCTAACGGAAAAGTATCGTCACTTGGGATTTAATAGACCATCAAATGTCAGAACAATATCGGAAAATGTAGGTTTACAAGAAAGTAGCTCAGAAAGTTTATGGATAAATTGTGTGTTAGATATTTTAATACAAGCAAAAGTAAATTTAGTTTTGGTAAAAGGAAATGTGTGTGAAAGTTTAATGGAAAGATGCATCCTGAATAACATATTGATAATCAATCCAGTAACTCTCAATGTGCTACATGCTTTTGGGAAGGGCACAGGAGTGCAGCTGGTGACATACCTTTCCCAGGTAAATAGTCATTGTATGGGTAGCAGTGTCTGGGTGGATTTCTGGAGAACTGGTGACTTGAGCACAATGGAATTGGATAACAAAGTGCCAATTAGTATAAaagctgaaggaattcatctggtAACAGCTGTGCTTAGTAGCACAGTAACTTCGAAGATGCAAGTCACTGAAGATCAGTTCTGGACTTGTGCTTATCGCCTGCATCATGCTCTAACTGACCAGAAAGTTTTTCCTGGAGGTGGTGCTGTTGAACTTTTGTGCCTCAGTCATCTTAAGACGCTTGAAGAACAATCATTAAAGCAACCAGATAAAAAACCTTCAGGGGATTTTTACATGTCGTCTTGTTGGCTGACAAAATCATTGACACAGTATAAACCAGTTGTGCTTAAAGCTCTGGCAAGTGGTTGGCATCAGTACCTTTCAAGAGTCATGTGTAACACTGCTCATTATGCATCAGAGTTTGAAGCAAGCGCTTCCATTGAGCATCATCTCAAAAAAGCAGCAGACTGTGGTTCTTCTTCAGCATATATTCTGAAAGAGTTCAATAAAGGAGataaggtcatggtggattttggTCTTTCAGCTAAACCCCAGGAGGCTGTAAAGATATATGACAATGTTACACCCAAGGTGGAGGCATGGCGCAGAGCTCTAGACTTGGTGCTATTAGTGCTTCAAACAGATGCTGAAATTATCACAGGTCCTAATAGAAATCAGTTATTAAATTCACATGTATCCAGTGAGTTCATATTTTTATAG